The DNA region TAAACACTTTTACCGGAAAACATATTCAGACATATAAAAAACATAATACCATTCTGCATCAATATTTTAGCATCACAAACAAGCCGAATACCCCAACGCACAAGCAAAGTATTATTATTTTACATCATCATGTAAATATATTTACTTTTATCGTATTACTTTATTCAATACCGACTATTAATTAAACAGGCAGGCAGGTAAAACAAAGAAAGCCTGACAGCTTCAAAATTGCATGAAAACATCATTTAATAACTCTTTTAAACTCCTTTAAACAGGCGCTTTGACAAGAATTAATATAACCGATATGAAAGCACTTAAAATAACAGTTAACGGAGATCTATACCGTAAAGGCTACCGCTATCAGGCCATTAAAAAAGCCAATGAGTTAAATTTATACGGTTTTATCCAGTATCTTAAAAATGGCGAAGGTGTTACCATTCATGCACAGGGTCAGGAAGAAAAGCTGCTTCAGTTTGTAGACTGGTGCAGACACGGTGCTCACCAGTGCAACATCACCTCTATCGGATCAGAAACAGCGCAATTAGGATATTTCAGAAATTTCTCCATCGCCACCAACGCTGAAAATTTGCCTAACATACAACTCAACAACCCGGTAAAAGCAAATTTGGCAGAAGCTTACGAAAATACGGCCGAACAAAAATCCAATATCAGGTCAGGCATTAAATGGCTCAGAACAGCCTTCTATTAAAAAACTTCAGGCGAACAGGCATCATTCAATAACACCTTATACACTACCTTCCCAAATACTGATATTTGGCTTTACGCGAGCCATGACAGTCAGTTCAACAAAATTTCCGAAATATTTAAGGTTACAGATTAACCCAGGCAGTTTCCGGCTCCCTTTTAAACCAACCTTACCTGCCATTCGGGCCCAATCGGCCAGGAATTCATCCGGTAGCACCTGAACATAGGCAGCGCTGCAAACACTCCAGGCGGCAGTTTAATTAACATTTTCCAGCAGGCATCAAATTAAAAGTCATTTCAGCCGCCATTTCAGTAAAAGAAAAGGGGGCAGGATAAAATTACGCTAAAGGCGAATGAAACATAATTATGTATGCGTTTATTTACAGCAGCAGCAACTATTGGAATAGCCTGCACTCAGCATAAAAATCTGCCATGCAAATATTATCATTTACCGGTTGGTTGCCTGCCGCAAACACCATTATAAACCTTCATTATACTCCCCGATGAATTCATCATCGCTCATTATAGTCCCAAACAGTAAAAAAACACTAATTTTGACCCAAATAGCTTTTACCTCGCAAATTCAAAATCAACATATACCTCAAACAACCTCAAACCATGAAAAAAGTAATTTACACTGATCATGCACCCAAAGCAATTGGCCCTTACAGCCAGGCCATTGAAATCAACGGAATGTTATTTATCTCAGGTCAGGTTCCCATTGACCCGGAAACCGGTAAAATAGTTGAAGGCGGCATCAAAGAACAAACAGAACAGGTAATGAAAAATATCGGGGCCATACTGAAAGCAGCCGGCTACGATTTTCAGGATGTCATTAAATCGACCTGTTTGCTGAGTGATATGGTAAATTTCACTGACATGAATGAGGTTTACGGCCGCTATTATACCGAAAACCCTCCCGCAAGAGCTGCTTACGGCGTGGTTCGCCTGCCACTCGGCGCCATGGTTGAAATTGAAACCATTGCAGCCAAATAACCAGTTACAGGTTACCTGTTTTTAATGTAAACTATTCGCATTCATGGCAGAATCCTGCCGGTAAACAACATTTTATGAGAAAACAAATCATCATACTCACCATCATTCTGTGCTCTTTCAGGATGGTTTTTGCAGGAGAAGGCATGTGGATTCCCATGTTGCTTGAACAGCTGAACGAACCCGAAATGAAAAGCATGGGTATGCGCATCAGCGCCGAAGACATATACAGCATCAACAAATCAAGCCTGAAAGACGCCATACTTTTATTTGGACGCGGCTGCACTGCTGAAATCGTTTCCGACCAAGGGCTTATTCTTACCAACCACCATTGCGGCTTCGGTCAGATTCAAAAGCACAGTTCACTGGAGCACGATTATCTCACCACAGGTTTTTGGGCCATGGACAAATCACAGGAATTACCCAATCCAGGCCTGAGCGTTACCCTACTTATCAGGATGGACGATGTAACCCTTCAAGTACTGGAAGGCGTAACACCTTCCATGTCAGAGAAAGAACGCGCTGCCATCATTAAAACCAACATGGGCAAGCTCGAAAAAAGCGCTGTTGAAGGCACAAGTTACAATGCACGTATCAAACCCTTTTACTATGGCAATGAGTATTATATGTTTATTACCCAAACATTTAACGACGTACGCCTGGTAGGTGCGCCCCCGTCAAACATCGGAAAATTTGGCGGAGACACCGACAACTGGATGTGGCCCAGACATACCGGCGACTTCTCTATGTTCAGGATTTATGTAAACAAAAACAACGAACCGGCAGATTATTCACCTGACAATGTCCCCTACAAGCCCAAAAGCCACCTTCCGGTTTCGCTCAAAGGCGTTGAAAAAAATGACTTTACCTTTGTTTTTGGCTATCCGGGCAGTACACAGGAATACCTCCCCTCGTATGCAATTGATATGATAACCGGAACAGAAAACCCGCCTGCCATCCGCCTGCGCGAGAAAAGACTTGGCATTTTTGATGGCTTTATGGAACAAAGCGACTTGATTAGAATACAATATGCTGATAAATATGCCGGTGTGGCCAATTACTGGAAAAAAATGATTGGTGAAAACCGCGGAATCAAAAAACTGGATGCCATTGAAAAGAAACAGGCTCTAGAAAGTCAGTTTATTGCCTGGGCCAATGCCGACGAAAACAGAGCCCGCAAATATGCCGCCTTATTGCCCGAATTTAAATCACTCTATGCCCGTCTGGCTCCGCTCTCTGAATCGCAGACATACCTTATTGAAGGAGGCCTTGGCATTGAAGCAATTCGTTACACCTACAACTTTAACCAACTGGCTGAATTGAGCAAGGACAAAAACACGCCGCCCGAAGATTTGGCAAAGTTATTGTCACAACTGCAAAACGGGGCAAAAGCCTTTTTCAAAAACTACCAGCAACAAATTGACAAACAAGTATTTGCCAGTTTGATGGCTGATTGGTTTCAGCATCAGAATGAATCAACACTTCCGGCCGAACTGGTAAAAAGCGCCATTGTATTTAACAATAACTTTGAGGCCTGGGCCGATGCCGTATACTCAAAAAGCATATTTACCGATGCCGGAAGACTGGATAAATTCCTGTCATCATACAAAGCCAAGAACTTTAAGAAGATTGAGGCAGACCCAATGTTTATCCTCACCAGGTCGGTATACAATCAATATTTCACCGCCATACTTCCCGAATCAGCCGCCATCAACAGCAAACTCGACAGCCTTCAGCGTATTTACATGCAGGGATTGATGGAGTTTCAGACAGGAAAGCGTTTTTACCCGGATGCAAATTCCACCTTAAGAGTAGCTTACGGCGTGGTAAATGATTACGATCCGCGCGACGCTGTGCATTATCGCTACTACACAACCCTTGAAGGCATCATGGAGAAAGAAGATCCTGCGATTTACGATTACGTGGTTGAGCCCCGGTTAAAACAGCTGTACGAACAAAAAGATTACGGACAGTATATGGCCAAAGACGGAACCATGCGCATTGCATTTACCGCCAGCAACCACACCACAGGAGGAAACTCGGGAAGCCCGGTATTGAATGCCGACGGACAGCTGGTGGGTATCAATTTCGACCGCAACTGGGAAGGAACCATGAGTGATTTAATGTACGACCCGGATCAATGTCGCAACATCAGCCTCGACATCCGTTATTGCCTGTTTATCATCGATAAATTTGCCGGAGCAGGCCACCTGGTAAAAGAAATGACACTTGTAAATTAACCCTGCCAACCCCGGATTCAGCTGTCGTACCCTTTTTATTTACGGCAGCTGAATCCGGGATTTTTGTCTTAAAAAAAACCGAAAACCATGGCACGCAACCTTATACTCGCCATACTGTTGATATTGAGCTCAGCCACCAATGCCCAGCAAACCTCTGTACATGCCGAACAATCTGCCTATTACAGAAGCCTGGGGCCAAAAACTGAAGCCCAGTACGATAGTATCAACCTGTTTTCGGGCAGATTAAAGGCAGAAAAAAACAAAGCACAATTAAAGAAACGTGTTTTTGGCTACCACCCTTACTGGATGGGCAGTTCGTGGCAAAATTACCGGTGGGATCTGCTCAGCGACCTGTGTTATTTCTCATACGACACCGACCCCGCTACCGGCAATGCCACATCCACCAATGGCTTTGAAACGGCCGAAGTAATTGATACCGCCCTGGCCCATGGCGTAAATGTTCACCTTTGTGTTACTTTATTTTCAGGCCACTCCACCTTCTTTGGAAATCCACAAGCACAACAAACACTTATCGGCAACCTCATTTCGCTGATAATCCAGCGCGGCATACAGGGAATAAACCTCGACTTCGAAGCAGTGCCCGCTTCGCAACAACAAGGCATTACTGATTTTATTCTGCAGCTTTCGGCGGCCATGCACACCAATGTACCCGGAGCCGAACTGAGCATAGCAGCACCTGCAGTTAACTGGAGCAATACTTTTAACCTGCCGGCCATTGCTCCGGCACTCGACCTGGTTATGATTATGGCTTATGATTATTATTGGGGAGGAAGCGATATTGCGGGACCTGTATCGGGCTACTGGCCGCTTACTTCCTCATTCAACTATGCAGTAAACCATTCGCTCAGCTATTATCAGTCGCAGGGCATTCCTAACGAAAAAATATTACTGGGGCTCCCCTATTATGGCCGTGAATGGCCCGTAACATCCAATACACTTCCGTCCAGCACAACGGGCTCAGGCACTGCTGTAACCTACCGCAATGTGCGCAGCAACAGCAGCGGATATTACACCCCAAACAATCTCTATTGGGACTATCGCAGCTACAACCCTTACTACAGCTATTTTAACAACAACTGGCACCAGTGCTTTTTCGACGACACAAGAAGCCTGGGCGCCAAATACGATATGGTTAACCGCCGAAACACCGGCGGTATTGGCATATGGGCTTTGGGTTACGACAACGGTTATGCTGATTTATGGAATCTGATTGCCGATAAATTTACAGAAGCACAATCAGCCCCCTGTCTGGATACACTTTATGACAGTGGTGGCCCCTGGTGGAACTACGGCGACAGTGAAAGCTACACCGAAACCATCCAAACGGCATGGCCGGGCCCTCTCAGTCTTCATTTTGAGCAGTTAAACCTGGAAACAGGTTTTGACTCGCTGTGGATTTACGATGGCCTGAACACCACCGATGCACTGA from Lentimicrobiaceae bacterium includes:
- a CDS encoding acylphosphatase; translated protein: MKALKITVNGDLYRKGYRYQAIKKANELNLYGFIQYLKNGEGVTIHAQGQEEKLLQFVDWCRHGAHQCNITSIGSETAQLGYFRNFSIATNAENLPNIQLNNPVKANLAEAYENTAEQKSNIRSGIKWLRTAFY
- a CDS encoding RidA family protein, whose amino-acid sequence is MKKVIYTDHAPKAIGPYSQAIEINGMLFISGQVPIDPETGKIVEGGIKEQTEQVMKNIGAILKAAGYDFQDVIKSTCLLSDMVNFTDMNEVYGRYYTENPPARAAYGVVRLPLGAMVEIETIAAK
- a CDS encoding S46 family peptidase codes for the protein MRKQIIILTIILCSFRMVFAGEGMWIPMLLEQLNEPEMKSMGMRISAEDIYSINKSSLKDAILLFGRGCTAEIVSDQGLILTNHHCGFGQIQKHSSLEHDYLTTGFWAMDKSQELPNPGLSVTLLIRMDDVTLQVLEGVTPSMSEKERAAIIKTNMGKLEKSAVEGTSYNARIKPFYYGNEYYMFITQTFNDVRLVGAPPSNIGKFGGDTDNWMWPRHTGDFSMFRIYVNKNNEPADYSPDNVPYKPKSHLPVSLKGVEKNDFTFVFGYPGSTQEYLPSYAIDMITGTENPPAIRLREKRLGIFDGFMEQSDLIRIQYADKYAGVANYWKKMIGENRGIKKLDAIEKKQALESQFIAWANADENRARKYAALLPEFKSLYARLAPLSESQTYLIEGGLGIEAIRYTYNFNQLAELSKDKNTPPEDLAKLLSQLQNGAKAFFKNYQQQIDKQVFASLMADWFQHQNESTLPAELVKSAIVFNNNFEAWADAVYSKSIFTDAGRLDKFLSSYKAKNFKKIEADPMFILTRSVYNQYFTAILPESAAINSKLDSLQRIYMQGLMEFQTGKRFYPDANSTLRVAYGVVNDYDPRDAVHYRYYTTLEGIMEKEDPAIYDYVVEPRLKQLYEQKDYGQYMAKDGTMRIAFTASNHTTGGNSGSPVLNADGQLVGINFDRNWEGTMSDLMYDPDQCRNISLDIRYCLFIIDKFAGAGHLVKEMTLVN
- a CDS encoding T9SS type A sorting domain-containing protein; translation: MARNLILAILLILSSATNAQQTSVHAEQSAYYRSLGPKTEAQYDSINLFSGRLKAEKNKAQLKKRVFGYHPYWMGSSWQNYRWDLLSDLCYFSYDTDPATGNATSTNGFETAEVIDTALAHGVNVHLCVTLFSGHSTFFGNPQAQQTLIGNLISLIIQRGIQGINLDFEAVPASQQQGITDFILQLSAAMHTNVPGAELSIAAPAVNWSNTFNLPAIAPALDLVMIMAYDYYWGGSDIAGPVSGYWPLTSSFNYAVNHSLSYYQSQGIPNEKILLGLPYYGREWPVTSNTLPSSTTGSGTAVTYRNVRSNSSGYYTPNNLYWDYRSYNPYYSYFNNNWHQCFFDDTRSLGAKYDMVNRRNTGGIGIWALGYDNGYADLWNLIADKFTEAQSAPCLDTLYDSGGPWWNYGDSESYTETIQTAWPGPLSLHFEQLNLETGFDSLWIYDGLNTTDALIAALSGNETPPSLTTTGNAFTIRFESDGATARAGYALVWSCPTASVAEPESNKISLFPNPASDAIHIEFNSLQPNTSIRLLSCDGRLIKETAASNQKSVCFDISNIHPGLYLIMVSNPQTRSIRKIMIE